Proteins encoded by one window of Nitrincola iocasae:
- a CDS encoding tyrosine-type recombinase/integrase, whose translation MFELKRSDDQPVIRWLIKYWQTMAARIRSNKNRDLEPNLYESGGYYKYRHPQTGKYHGMGSDRKKANVAARKLNAMLIPTNDLVSRVITEQSVLFGEIITRYRKEYLPTKKLKPRTLEEVTYRLNRLERDLKDKRVDSMSIKVIADYLDENFQNNAYIKFRGLLSELFRFGATKGLCDTNPAENTLAKVADDKKRRPLTREWYNAIYAHADDWLKVAMDFALITLQRRSDLCAAKFDDIRDGHLHLIQQKTEKHGLRAHLRIRVVSSLDNVIKRSRQSGIASPYIIHRRPVRIRRSKSLVHWSQIRPETLSKEFAKARDKVPEIAQLPISQRPTIHEVRALGGHLYFEAGFPDEYVQTLMGHSTLKMTHHYTDRHIKWTVCEAALPI comes from the coding sequence TTGTTCGAGTTGAAGAGGAGCGACGATCAACCGGTAATCCGCTGGTTGATCAAGTATTGGCAGACAATGGCAGCACGCATAAGAAGTAATAAAAACAGAGACCTGGAGCCAAACCTTTACGAGAGTGGCGGTTACTACAAGTACCGCCACCCTCAAACAGGGAAGTATCATGGCATGGGATCTGACCGGAAAAAAGCGAATGTGGCAGCGCGAAAGTTAAACGCGATGCTAATACCCACTAACGACCTCGTTTCCCGGGTGATCACCGAACAGAGTGTTCTGTTCGGTGAGATTATCACTCGGTACCGAAAAGAATATCTACCTACCAAGAAACTTAAGCCTCGCACCCTGGAAGAAGTAACCTATCGATTGAACCGGCTGGAGCGAGATCTGAAAGACAAACGTGTAGATTCGATGAGCATCAAGGTGATTGCTGATTACCTGGATGAGAACTTCCAGAACAATGCCTACATCAAATTCCGAGGCCTGCTGTCAGAGCTATTCCGATTCGGTGCAACAAAGGGGCTTTGTGACACTAATCCGGCAGAGAATACGCTGGCAAAGGTAGCGGATGATAAGAAACGCCGACCGCTCACTCGGGAGTGGTACAACGCAATCTATGCACACGCCGATGACTGGCTAAAGGTTGCCATGGACTTTGCCCTGATCACTCTACAACGTCGCAGCGACCTTTGCGCTGCAAAGTTTGACGATATCAGAGATGGCCATCTACATCTGATCCAGCAAAAAACCGAAAAACACGGCCTCAGAGCCCATCTTAGAATCAGGGTGGTGTCGTCTCTGGATAATGTAATTAAGCGGAGTAGACAGTCAGGTATTGCAAGCCCTTACATAATACACCGCCGCCCCGTTCGCATCCGACGCAGTAAATCCTTAGTTCACTGGTCACAAATACGACCAGAGACCTTATCAAAAGAGTTTGCCAAAGCTAGAGACAAGGTGCCTGAAATCGCTCAGCTTCCGATATCACAGCGCCCGACAATTCATGAAGTCCGTGCATTAGGCGGTCATCTTTACTTCGAAGCGGGCTTCCCTGATGAATACGTGCAGACACTGATGGGACACAGCACACTGAAGATGACGCACCACTACACCGACCGCCACATTAAGTGGACTGTCTGTGAAGCAGCCCTGCCTATCTAA
- a CDS encoding excisionase, with product MLQRYFIKFCKPMADTNIGGNGMPHEQLMPLHEWRKQRFTTPPSRSTVKRWCIDGHIPAKLIGGKWFVRVEEERRSTGNPLVDQVLADNGSTHKK from the coding sequence ATGCTGCAGCGCTATTTCATAAAATTTTGCAAGCCTATGGCAGATACCAACATAGGAGGAAACGGGATGCCACATGAGCAGTTGATGCCTCTGCATGAGTGGAGAAAACAACGATTTACTACACCTCCGTCCAGATCCACTGTTAAACGGTGGTGCATTGATGGTCACATTCCTGCCAAACTAATAGGCGGAAAGTGGTTTGTTCGAGTTGAAGAGGAGCGACGATCAACCGGTAATCCGCTGGTTGATCAAGTATTGGCAGACAATGGCAGCACGCATAAGAAGTAA
- a CDS encoding type II toxin-antitoxin system TacA family antitoxin, giving the protein MATKTAPINMRVLPSVRDIIDAAASLKKVDRTVFIQQAAINEAHNVLAEQRDFVLEAKAFEAFDLELRAEPQTLEGMKDLFNRKAPWE; this is encoded by the coding sequence ATGGCCACAAAAACAGCTCCAATCAACATGCGGGTACTGCCATCGGTGAGAGATATTATTGATGCTGCAGCAAGCCTGAAAAAAGTGGATAGAACCGTTTTCATTCAACAAGCGGCGATCAATGAAGCGCATAATGTGCTGGCCGAACAGCGGGATTTTGTCCTTGAAGCAAAAGCCTTTGAGGCATTCGATCTCGAACTTCGTGCAGAACCTCAGACTCTTGAAGGCATGAAAGATCTCTTTAATAGGAAAGCACCTTGGGAATAA
- a CDS encoding DUF7673 family protein, with translation MTNAYTQEQLEQRYREAIEVLLPIAMKDTSGGRAAAQVLLSTYNAYQFHLNPLDLGLLDPQSLFNAAFDVLQLRIMLSIEPHEMIENGDDRFLQVWQRWEQLRIQNRYKEAVTNAGISGTLRAERS, from the coding sequence ATGACTAATGCATACACTCAAGAGCAGCTGGAGCAACGTTATCGCGAGGCCATTGAAGTACTGCTGCCAATAGCGATGAAAGACACCAGCGGTGGCCGCGCCGCCGCTCAGGTGTTGCTTTCAACCTACAACGCTTATCAATTCCATCTGAACCCACTGGATCTCGGTCTATTGGATCCACAATCTCTATTCAATGCGGCATTTGATGTTCTGCAACTGCGCATCATGCTCAGCATTGAACCACATGAAATGATCGAAAACGGCGACGATCGTTTTCTGCAAGTGTGGCAGCGGTGGGAGCAACTGCGCATACAGAATCGCTACAAAGAGGCTGTTACCAATGCAGGAATATCTGGAACCCTTAGGGCGGAGAGGTCTTGA
- the csrA gene encoding carbon storage regulator CsrA yields MLILTRRINETLVIDNDIRVTILGVKGNQIRIGIDAPTDVEVHREEIWYRIQRELKAGQQFQQQQEQL; encoded by the coding sequence ATGCTGATTCTAACCCGCCGCATCAACGAAACCCTGGTCATCGACAACGATATCAGAGTGACAATCTTAGGCGTTAAAGGCAACCAGATCCGCATCGGTATCGATGCGCCGACTGATGTGGAAGTACACCGGGAAGAAATCTGGTACCGGATCCAGCGAGAGTTAAAAGCTGGCCAGCAGTTTCAGCAACAACAGGAGCAGCTGTGA
- a CDS encoding toprim domain-containing protein — translation MNPGMNPQLRDDIIGRLKDHHKGVVSKRYLNKIECPSCHQREAFTSTETPWVVKCGRMNNCGESHHVKDLFPELFETWTERYAPKDDAERQKNPTAVADGYLRDGRGFDLMRIRGWYTQEYYHDHHINQGTTTVRFPLPNGHWERLLDKPQRFGKQKARIIGNYKGLAWVPTIYSIKDLAEAKEIWVCEGIFDAIALMHVGIMAVSNLSSGNYIDQLLEQIRKEVPAGVKLPMLVWAQDGDRAGRKATLKHRDRAEASGWTCEAAQIPLINGRRHDWNDLLQLERLTDKDIKKYRYYGDLLLAKTPAEKALLMYNHREKREFWFEFSGKLWWWKLDMDAYDRELKSLDASGVDQLDADQRELVLKNAGLLSCVCSAVPTPLYFQRNEVTDESTYYFRIEMPDESIQKHAFLPKQLTSASEFKNRLLGIKNAWWIGSGKQLDRIMQDQMMGLRTVETIDYIGYTKEHGVYVFTDVAIKDGKVIPINEEDFYQFGKLSLKTLAGSPEIQINTHANEYNPHWASQVAQAFGSAGVVTTAWWLGSLFAEQIRQKHKSFPFFELVGEANAGKSTLIEFLWKACGRFEYEGFDPSKATKVGRYRAFEQVSNLPVVLIEADRDSGDKNKAGQFDWDELKTAFNGRAIRSMGMKTTSNETREPLFRGAIMISQNAQVEASEPILSRITHITVTRETQTAQTKVAAEWLETIPMESVSFFLLQATRAEQQLMEVFDSASRHYEKYLFQMDEIRMYRIAKNHGMLMALVDCLGEKGLGLLPEPIIAEARKFVVLMAMERQSALNADHPMVTEFWEAYDYIEGTGDISKPKLNHYGPEAKQISVNLKEFERWCGEFKLRTPDMRTLKHLLRTSKNRKFIDSNRSVRSKITEHEKTVKCWVFDKD, via the coding sequence ATGAATCCAGGCATGAACCCACAACTCCGAGACGACATCATCGGCCGTCTGAAAGACCACCACAAAGGCGTGGTGTCCAAACGGTATCTGAACAAGATCGAATGCCCGAGCTGTCATCAGCGCGAAGCCTTCACCAGCACTGAAACCCCCTGGGTGGTGAAGTGCGGCCGCATGAATAATTGCGGTGAAAGCCATCATGTCAAAGACCTGTTTCCGGAGCTGTTCGAGACCTGGACAGAACGCTACGCCCCAAAGGATGACGCCGAACGCCAGAAGAACCCCACAGCGGTAGCTGATGGATACCTGCGTGACGGCCGTGGCTTCGATCTGATGCGCATTCGCGGCTGGTACACCCAAGAGTACTACCACGATCATCATATCAACCAGGGCACCACCACCGTGCGTTTCCCGCTGCCAAACGGCCACTGGGAACGCCTGCTCGACAAGCCTCAGCGCTTTGGTAAGCAGAAGGCCCGCATCATCGGCAACTACAAAGGGCTGGCATGGGTACCCACCATCTACAGCATCAAGGATCTGGCCGAGGCGAAAGAAATCTGGGTCTGCGAGGGCATATTCGACGCCATTGCCCTGATGCATGTCGGCATCATGGCCGTGTCGAACCTGAGTTCAGGCAACTACATCGACCAGCTGCTGGAACAGATCCGCAAAGAAGTCCCAGCCGGTGTCAAGTTGCCGATGCTGGTATGGGCCCAGGACGGTGACCGGGCCGGTCGCAAAGCCACGCTGAAACACCGCGACCGTGCAGAAGCCAGCGGCTGGACATGTGAAGCGGCACAGATCCCGCTGATCAATGGCCGCCGCCATGACTGGAACGATCTGCTGCAGCTGGAACGGCTGACTGACAAAGACATCAAGAAGTACCGCTACTACGGTGACTTACTGCTTGCCAAAACCCCTGCCGAGAAAGCCCTGCTGATGTACAACCACCGCGAAAAACGTGAATTCTGGTTTGAGTTCAGCGGCAAGCTCTGGTGGTGGAAGCTGGATATGGATGCCTACGACCGTGAACTGAAGTCCCTGGATGCCAGTGGAGTTGACCAGTTGGATGCCGATCAGCGCGAGCTTGTGCTGAAAAATGCAGGGCTACTGTCATGTGTCTGCAGCGCTGTTCCCACCCCACTCTACTTTCAACGCAATGAGGTTACGGACGAGAGTACCTATTACTTCCGCATCGAGATGCCAGACGAGTCTATACAAAAACACGCCTTCTTACCCAAACAGCTAACCAGTGCCAGTGAATTCAAGAACCGCCTGCTGGGAATAAAAAACGCCTGGTGGATCGGCAGCGGCAAGCAGCTGGATCGCATCATGCAGGATCAGATGATGGGGCTGCGCACCGTCGAGACGATCGATTATATCGGCTACACAAAAGAGCACGGCGTTTACGTGTTCACCGATGTAGCGATTAAAGACGGCAAGGTGATCCCGATCAATGAAGAGGACTTCTACCAGTTCGGCAAGCTGTCACTCAAAACGCTGGCCGGCTCGCCCGAGATCCAGATCAATACGCACGCGAACGAGTACAACCCCCACTGGGCCAGCCAGGTGGCACAGGCCTTTGGCAGTGCTGGCGTGGTCACAACGGCATGGTGGCTGGGCTCACTGTTCGCTGAGCAGATCCGCCAGAAGCACAAGAGCTTCCCATTTTTCGAGCTGGTGGGTGAAGCAAACGCCGGTAAATCCACGCTGATTGAATTCCTGTGGAAAGCCTGCGGCCGCTTCGAATACGAAGGTTTTGACCCGAGCAAGGCCACCAAGGTCGGTCGCTACCGTGCCTTTGAGCAAGTGAGCAACCTGCCGGTGGTGCTGATCGAGGCTGACCGCGACAGCGGCGACAAGAACAAGGCCGGCCAGTTTGACTGGGACGAGCTGAAAACCGCCTTCAACGGCCGTGCGATTCGATCCATGGGGATGAAGACCACCAGCAACGAAACCCGCGAGCCGCTATTCCGTGGCGCGATCATGATCAGCCAGAACGCTCAGGTTGAGGCCAGTGAGCCGATTCTGAGCCGTATCACCCACATCACCGTGACCCGGGAAACCCAAACTGCTCAGACCAAGGTTGCGGCAGAGTGGCTTGAAACCATCCCGATGGAGAGCGTCAGCTTTTTCCTGCTGCAGGCCACCCGCGCCGAGCAGCAGCTGATGGAGGTGTTCGACTCGGCTTCACGTCACTACGAGAAGTACCTGTTCCAGATGGACGAGATCCGCATGTACCGTATCGCCAAGAACCACGGCATGCTGATGGCTCTGGTGGATTGCCTGGGCGAAAAGGGCCTCGGACTGCTGCCGGAACCCATCATCGCTGAAGCCCGAAAATTCGTGGTGTTAATGGCCATGGAACGACAGTCCGCACTAAATGCTGATCACCCGATGGTTACCGAGTTCTGGGAAGCCTACGACTACATAGAAGGCACCGGGGATATCAGCAAACCTAAGCTGAACCACTATGGCCCCGAAGCCAAACAAATATCCGTCAACCTGAAAGAGTTCGAACGCTGGTGTGGTGAATTCAAGCTGCGCACACCCGACATGCGCACGCTGAAACACCTGCTACGCACCAGTAAGAACCGCAAGTTTATTGATTCCAACCGCTCGGTGCGCAGCAAGATCACGGAGCATGAAAAAACCGTGAAGTGCTGGGTATTCGATAAAGATTGA
- a CDS encoding pyridoxamine 5'-phosphate oxidase family protein, which produces MTTRENDHSSIQRSIWNELEKAISNRHHGWRTPVLATIDQNGLPDARTVVLREVDTKNHKLTIYTDKRSPKVSQIVQQSDVALVFWCAQLNWQLRIQASAKLCDNQDRINQVWQQVRSTAGASDYLSIQAPSSPLYHQGALAEDQHALCIVELHIQVIDWLSLSHQDHKRACLENNQLTWLTP; this is translated from the coding sequence ATGACAACGCGCGAAAATGATCACTCTTCTATTCAACGCAGCATCTGGAATGAGCTGGAAAAAGCCATATCCAATCGTCATCACGGTTGGCGAACCCCCGTGTTGGCAACAATAGATCAAAACGGACTGCCTGATGCTCGTACCGTTGTTTTAAGAGAAGTTGACACTAAAAACCACAAGCTAACGATCTACACTGACAAACGCAGCCCCAAAGTCTCTCAAATCGTGCAACAGTCTGACGTCGCACTGGTTTTCTGGTGTGCACAACTTAACTGGCAATTACGTATTCAAGCCTCAGCTAAGCTTTGCGACAATCAAGACCGCATCAACCAGGTGTGGCAACAGGTGCGCTCAACGGCGGGGGCGTCAGATTATCTGAGTATCCAGGCACCGAGTAGCCCTTTATATCACCAAGGTGCACTTGCTGAGGACCAACATGCCTTGTGTATTGTAGAACTCCATATTCAAGTTATTGATTGGCTGAGCCTTAGTCACCAAGACCATAAACGTGCCTGTCTAGAAAACAACCAACTGACCTGGTTGACACCCTAG
- a CDS encoding HNH endonuclease signature motif containing protein: MTSKKRSKIELSEAQLTFLKWERETPRKELTEAFNKRFDTDLSADNIKAICLRHGWKTGRTGRFEQGHKPAANARPGGPNSTSFKKGHRPKNWQPIGTERITGDGYLQRKITDTGNTVDDYVEVHRLVWEENHGPIPSGHIVTFKDGDRLNCKDIENLMLITRSEHAVINRMGLSKVSPELKEPVLQLAQVKLKRTERSGKEVPHG, translated from the coding sequence ATGACCAGTAAAAAGAGAAGCAAAATTGAGCTTTCTGAAGCACAGCTTACATTCCTTAAATGGGAACGGGAAACACCTCGAAAAGAGCTGACTGAAGCATTCAACAAACGGTTCGATACCGACCTGTCTGCAGATAATATCAAGGCGATATGTCTACGGCATGGATGGAAAACCGGCCGAACAGGCCGGTTTGAGCAAGGACATAAGCCTGCTGCTAATGCTCGCCCGGGTGGTCCGAACAGCACGAGTTTTAAGAAAGGCCACCGCCCAAAAAACTGGCAACCTATTGGCACAGAGCGCATCACCGGTGATGGGTATCTGCAACGCAAGATCACAGATACCGGAAACACCGTGGATGACTACGTGGAAGTACATCGCCTGGTATGGGAAGAAAACCACGGTCCAATACCCAGTGGCCATATCGTCACCTTCAAAGATGGCGATCGCCTGAACTGTAAAGATATTGAAAACCTGATGCTGATAACCAGATCAGAACACGCCGTCATCAACAGAATGGGCCTCAGTAAAGTTTCACCTGAGCTTAAAGAACCTGTATTGCAGCTTGCTCAGGTAAAACTGAAGCGTACTGAACGTAGTGGGAAGGAGGTGCCACATGGCTGA
- a CDS encoding plasmid pRiA4b ORF-3 family protein, translating to MKKSPISRQLYQLHIELEGISPSIWRRLLVPSNITLEQLHLIIQVTMGWQNCHYHVFQTKDKCCFTEPGALEEGFDNWFDETDVALSDVLHSKAKQLSYEYDFGDSWDHRITLEKTLPLIGDQHVDMLCLAGENACPPEDCGGIPGYENLLEVLQDPAHPDYQELLAWLDDLDFDPTVFIIETRNVRLQMMLDYSPLLIHDEIYANFLSSKNELDNLLSSVSKQDDWQRQAMIDQFLMDSLEEEIASSGELPMTPDQLHQLLYNPFEAANVISFNPSVATVKNAPILAIFKILAEAAQHKGIKLTQRENLPLKVTRQMVDAIPSRLSHGSFGWSSSIRSEEDVYPVHITRILAILSGLCRIQKGTLLLTAKGRKILEKGQWDVCFHELMKAAFTQFNWAYLDGYPELSMIRSTSWMMLYLLDQPDLEMPSDVAAEAVLTVFPMLVDEIPAHELHYATAEETVINAMSHRWLTLLGLIGLIEYSERHNQQSIRDGYNIKLSELGRDYLVWMIAPES from the coding sequence ATGAAAAAATCCCCAATCTCTCGTCAGTTATATCAACTTCATATTGAACTGGAAGGCATATCTCCTTCGATCTGGCGCAGGCTGTTAGTACCCAGCAACATCACTCTGGAGCAGCTGCACTTAATCATTCAGGTGACCATGGGCTGGCAGAACTGCCATTACCATGTTTTTCAAACCAAGGATAAATGTTGCTTTACCGAGCCAGGAGCGCTCGAAGAAGGGTTTGATAACTGGTTTGATGAAACCGATGTTGCCTTAAGCGATGTACTCCACAGTAAGGCAAAACAGCTGTCTTATGAATATGACTTTGGAGATTCATGGGACCATCGTATTACGCTTGAAAAAACCTTGCCTCTGATTGGCGATCAGCATGTCGATATGCTCTGCTTAGCCGGAGAAAATGCCTGCCCTCCCGAAGATTGCGGCGGCATTCCAGGCTATGAAAATTTACTTGAGGTACTGCAAGACCCTGCCCACCCGGACTATCAGGAGTTGCTGGCGTGGCTGGATGATTTGGATTTTGATCCGACAGTCTTTATTATCGAAACCAGAAATGTGCGCCTGCAAATGATGCTTGATTACAGCCCCTTGCTGATTCATGACGAAATCTATGCAAACTTTCTGAGCAGCAAAAATGAGTTAGACAACCTGCTTTCCTCAGTTTCAAAACAAGACGACTGGCAACGTCAGGCGATGATTGATCAGTTTTTGATGGATTCATTGGAAGAAGAGATCGCCTCCAGTGGCGAGCTACCCATGACACCGGATCAACTTCACCAGTTGCTCTACAACCCGTTTGAAGCTGCGAATGTCATCAGCTTTAATCCCAGTGTGGCAACAGTTAAAAACGCCCCCATCCTGGCCATCTTCAAGATACTGGCAGAAGCAGCCCAACACAAAGGCATTAAGCTGACTCAACGGGAAAATCTGCCCTTAAAAGTCACGCGGCAAATGGTTGATGCTATTCCCTCGCGCCTAAGCCATGGCAGCTTTGGCTGGAGCAGTTCTATTCGATCCGAGGAAGATGTTTACCCTGTTCACATCACTCGAATACTCGCAATCCTGTCAGGACTGTGCCGGATACAGAAAGGTACACTATTGCTGACAGCCAAAGGTCGTAAAATACTGGAAAAGGGCCAGTGGGATGTCTGTTTTCACGAACTGATGAAAGCCGCCTTTACTCAGTTTAACTGGGCTTATCTGGATGGGTATCCTGAACTCAGCATGATTCGATCCACTAGCTGGATGATGCTTTACTTACTCGACCAACCTGATTTAGAAATGCCAAGCGATGTCGCGGCTGAGGCGGTATTAACCGTTTTCCCGATGTTGGTAGATGAGATACCCGCCCATGAACTGCACTATGCGACCGCAGAAGAAACAGTCATTAATGCCATGTCACATCGCTGGCTGACACTGCTAGGCCTGATAGGCTTGATTGAGTACAGTGAGCGACATAATCAGCAATCGATCAGAGATGGGTACAACATTAAGCTCAGTGAACTGGGAAGAGACTATCTTGTTTGGATGATAGCGCCTGAATCCTAG
- a CDS encoding ribbon-helix-helix domain-containing protein: protein MPQTNTTTQHSETHRPRRTLQVVLPVDLIDAVTKMANDEDRSRSSMGARLIQEAIESRKS, encoded by the coding sequence ATGCCCCAAACAAACACCACAACGCAACACAGCGAAACTCACAGACCACGTCGCACCCTCCAGGTGGTCCTGCCCGTCGACCTGATCGACGCCGTAACCAAGATGGCTAACGACGAGGATCGTTCACGCTCAAGTATGGGTGCCCGATTGATTCAGGAGGCAATCGAGTCACGCAAGAGCTAG
- a CDS encoding ogr/Delta-like zinc finger family protein produces MSGSVYKLRCPHCHHGLRVRNSVAQHPLLRSIYMQCTNVACGATFRGQMEITHAMSPSGCPTPDIQLPIADAEIRRQAIERENSKQVDIDDIFDSQEAQGGQA; encoded by the coding sequence ATGAGCGGAAGCGTTTATAAACTTCGGTGTCCGCACTGCCATCACGGCCTGCGTGTACGCAATTCAGTTGCCCAGCATCCACTGCTGCGATCCATTTACATGCAATGCACTAACGTGGCCTGTGGAGCAACCTTTCGTGGACAGATGGAAATCACCCATGCCATGAGCCCATCCGGATGCCCGACACCCGATATCCAGCTGCCGATCGCTGATGCAGAGATCCGCCGCCAGGCAATTGAGCGTGAAAACAGCAAGCAGGTGGATATAGACGATATTTTTGACAGTCAGGAAGCTCAGGGTGGCCAGGCATGA
- a CDS encoding helix-turn-helix domain-containing protein has product MSEIGDRLKEERERIGLSQEEFGLVGGVARNAQSNYEKGKRAPDSDYLCAIARKGVDVLYILTGTQMDTSINGLTPDEVELLGIYRGCSDVGQRHLVAAGKAFQSLNPSYESIEVETVLAMAAEEKKSYG; this is encoded by the coding sequence ATGAGTGAAATTGGGGACAGGTTAAAAGAAGAAAGAGAGCGCATTGGCCTGAGTCAGGAGGAGTTCGGCTTGGTTGGTGGAGTGGCTAGGAATGCCCAATCCAACTATGAAAAGGGTAAAAGAGCGCCTGATAGCGACTATTTGTGCGCGATTGCCCGAAAGGGCGTTGATGTGCTGTACATCCTCACAGGCACTCAAATGGATACATCAATCAATGGGTTGACGCCAGATGAGGTGGAGCTGCTGGGGATATACCGAGGCTGTTCCGATGTCGGGCAGCGGCACCTGGTGGCTGCTGGTAAAGCCTTCCAGTCACTGAACCCTAGCTACGAAAGCATTGAAGTTGAAACAGTGCTTGCAATGGCAGCAGAAGAGAAGAAAAGCTACGGTTAG
- a CDS encoding type II toxin-antitoxin system TacA family antitoxin produces the protein MPQIPVGTNERVSLRIASEEKLLLMRAAALQHTNLTEFVISNVVSVAQKIIDEHERLSLTERDSLRMLALLDNPPAPNDKLMAAALSLPKRA, from the coding sequence ATGCCTCAAATCCCAGTAGGAACCAATGAACGCGTATCCTTACGGATAGCATCAGAGGAAAAATTATTGTTAATGCGTGCTGCCGCATTACAACATACCAATCTAACCGAATTCGTGATCAGCAACGTTGTGTCTGTGGCACAGAAAATCATCGACGAGCACGAACGGCTATCATTGACAGAAAGAGATAGCCTACGGATGTTGGCATTGCTGGATAACCCGCCAGCACCCAATGACAAGTTAATGGCGGCAGCATTGTCTTTGCCGAAGCGAGCATGA
- a CDS encoding phage regulatory CII family protein, with translation MSRRTRQCHGGIHTPQMAFYHAVHSYKGGLPVIAAMMGITPSLDTLRKKLDPDQNSHHLRLDQAMDILRITKDPRILDAICAEVEAVWFMPDTVPPAPADMDVLYSSTSLMKRSVQLISELECALRDGDINEDERARLDKHIMRLFQATHYVSETASRFERGSEEQS, from the coding sequence ATGAGCAGACGGACACGACAATGCCATGGCGGCATTCATACACCCCAAATGGCGTTTTACCACGCAGTTCATAGTTACAAAGGTGGTTTGCCTGTGATCGCAGCGATGATGGGCATCACACCCAGCCTCGATACCCTTCGTAAAAAACTGGACCCCGATCAGAACAGTCATCATTTGAGACTGGATCAAGCAATGGATATCCTGCGCATCACCAAAGACCCGCGCATTCTCGACGCCATCTGTGCTGAAGTCGAAGCTGTGTGGTTCATGCCTGACACTGTGCCGCCTGCACCTGCAGATATGGATGTGCTGTACAGCAGTACTTCATTGATGAAGCGCTCAGTACAGCTAATTTCAGAGCTGGAGTGTGCATTGCGTGATGGTGATATCAACGAGGATGAACGTGCCCGGCTCGACAAACACATCATGCGCCTGTTCCAGGCCACTCACTATGTTTCTGAAACTGCCAGCCGGTTCGAACGAGGTAGTGAGGAGCAGTCATGA
- a CDS encoding GNAT family N-acetyltransferase: MGISAPTLLTDQHQLNPFQCGIEELDIWLSKQALKSQKRGTARVYVVNDTKTRQVVGYYAIAMGSVSREHAFSSLRRNSPEPIPMVILARLGVDSAYQGRGIAAGLLKDCILRSIQAMNAVGGAGILVHAIDPSAQSFYKKFGFKESALDPLVLMARICDIEKTLTHHSLFLRFGLIG, translated from the coding sequence TTGGGAATAAGTGCACCGACGCTACTGACCGATCAGCACCAACTCAATCCGTTTCAATGTGGCATTGAAGAGCTAGATATCTGGTTAAGCAAACAAGCCTTGAAGAGTCAAAAGCGGGGAACCGCGAGAGTATACGTGGTCAATGACACGAAGACTCGCCAAGTCGTTGGTTACTATGCGATTGCCATGGGCTCGGTATCAAGAGAGCATGCATTCAGTTCGCTAAGAAGAAATAGCCCAGAACCCATCCCCATGGTGATATTGGCTAGGCTTGGGGTTGATAGTGCATATCAAGGTCGAGGCATTGCCGCAGGTCTTTTAAAAGATTGTATATTGCGCTCGATACAAGCAATGAACGCTGTGGGCGGTGCAGGTATATTGGTTCATGCTATCGATCCTAGTGCGCAGTCGTTCTACAAAAAATTTGGCTTCAAAGAATCGGCGCTTGATCCTCTGGTATTGATGGCGCGGATCTGCGATATCGAGAAAACATTGACTCACCACTCTCTTTTTCTGCGTTTTGGTCTGATAGGATAG